TTCGAATGCGGACTCTCTTTTTGACCCCTTCAAGGGTGAACTCAAGTACCCCCCGAACACCTATGGGGAAATCGTACTGAGAAATCTGGTACCCCTTGGGGAGATCGGGGTAAAAGTAGTTCTTCCGATGGAACACGACCTCAGGGAGAATCTCACACTGGAGGGCAAGAGCGGTTTTAATGGCCAACTCAAGAGCTTTTCTGTTGAGCACCGGGAGTGCTCCGGGAAGACCCATGCAGACCGGGCACACAAGGGTATTCGGTGTCTTTCCGATGTAATCAGTACTGCAACGACAGAACATCTTTGCCTGAGTCAAGAGCTGGCAGTGCACCTCAAGCCCTATGGTGACGTAGACACCCTCCATCTTTGGACCTCCTTTACTGCCCGATCTCGGGAAGAGGAAGCGGCAAGGCGAGCATCCGCTCAAGGAAAAGGGCTAAGCCAAAAAGCGCTCCCTCCTGGAATGGACCGGCGATAATCTGCAGCCCCACCGGAAGGCCATCGACGTACCCACAGTTCATGGAGAGCGCGGGAACACCGGCCATCGCCGAAGGAATGGTGAACACATCGGCGAGGTACATCTCGTAAGGGTTCTTCGTTCGTTCACCGAGGAAAAAGGGAAAGACCGGAGAAACAGGGGTAACGAGGAGATGGCATTTCGTGAAGGCTTGTTCAAAGTCCTGTCGAACCAGGGTGCGGACTTTCATACCCTTCAGGTAGTACGCATCGTAGTACCCAGAACTCAGAGAGTACGTTCCAAGGAGAATCCGTCTTTTCACCTCGGCTCCAAAACCAGAAGTCCTCGTTTTGAAGTACATATCC
The sequence above is a segment of the Candidatus Caldatribacterium sp. genome. Coding sequences within it:
- the gatA gene encoding Asp-tRNA(Asn)/Glu-tRNA(Gln) amidotransferase subunit GatA, translating into SRYGLVSFASSLDQIGPMTRTVADAITLFEIISGKDERDSTCAPYPPFSRAEIPEEGETRGMTVGLPKEYFSEGVDPRIVRTIEEVLRGLEKEGLKVCEVSLPHTTYALEAYYIVAPSEASSNLARYDGVLYGKRWGGEESLQDMYFKTRTSGFGAEVKRRILLGTYSLSSGYYDAYYLKGMKVRTLVRQDFEQAFTKCHLLVTPVSPVFPFFLGERTKNPYEMYLADVFTIPSAMAGVPALSMNCGYVDGLPVGLQIIAGPFQEGALFGLALFLERMLALPLPLPEIGQ